The following are from one region of the Leptospira selangorensis genome:
- a CDS encoding MBL fold metallo-hydrolase codes for MKIKLYGVRGSLPTPLSGSEYREKLEKILESAHREFKHKNGTFSVPTFLQSLSPELLRPVGGNTTCVYVESTKGQKLIIDCGSGMRELGNDLLKEGIAQGGTIKILVTHTHWDHIQGWPFFKPGYIPSVQVDFYSTISNLKERFDRQQNPENFPITLDEMMSKKTFTLLQRQQTVEIGDFKVTPFLLKHPGNCTGYHIEENGKSFLFCTDVEVREEDLSEFEHLRAKFGSPDMLIIDAQYSSEEADRKIGWGHTSGRLAVRCGEVLGVNKLVLTHHEPDHPDEEIIRMFNQEKQSTALSEIVLARESDIFHL; via the coding sequence GTGAAAATAAAATTATACGGAGTAAGAGGATCTCTTCCTACTCCGCTTTCCGGTTCAGAATACAGAGAAAAGTTAGAAAAGATCCTAGAGTCCGCTCATAGGGAATTCAAACATAAGAACGGAACCTTCTCCGTTCCTACATTCTTACAATCTTTAAGCCCGGAATTGTTACGCCCTGTGGGAGGAAATACCACTTGTGTGTATGTTGAATCTACAAAAGGCCAAAAACTAATTATAGATTGTGGTTCCGGAATGAGAGAACTAGGGAATGATCTTCTGAAAGAAGGTATAGCTCAAGGCGGCACTATCAAAATTTTAGTGACGCATACTCATTGGGATCATATACAAGGATGGCCTTTTTTTAAACCTGGTTACATTCCAAGTGTTCAAGTGGATTTTTATTCCACCATTTCCAACCTAAAAGAAAGATTCGATCGCCAACAAAATCCTGAAAACTTCCCGATCACATTGGATGAGATGATGTCCAAAAAAACATTCACTCTTCTTCAGAGACAACAAACAGTTGAGATTGGCGATTTTAAGGTAACTCCTTTCCTTTTAAAACACCCCGGCAACTGTACTGGATATCATATAGAAGAGAATGGAAAAAGTTTCTTATTCTGCACAGATGTAGAAGTTCGAGAAGAGGATCTTTCGGAATTCGAACATTTACGCGCTAAATTCGGAAGTCCTGACATGTTGATCATAGACGCTCAGTATAGTTCTGAAGAAGCGGATCGTAAGATCGGTTGGGGCCATACATCCGGTAGATTAGCCGTTCGATGTGGAGAAGTTCTGGGTGTGAATAAACTGGTTCTAACTCATCATGAACCAGATCATCCCGATGAAGAAATCATACGAATGTTCAATCAAGAAAAACAATCAACTGCCCTTTCCGAGATAGTACTAGCTAGAGAGTCGGATATATTTCATTTATAA
- the trmB gene encoding tRNA (guanine(46)-N(7))-methyltransferase TrmB, whose amino-acid sequence MTSNFREKQWKIATRIPFTSDYFLKLNPGSKLKKNDLFPEEFGTYYLELGSGWGEVAVSLAKQNPNTGFILMEKKADRLRKTIRDLKEQGIKNVKLLSVNFNWFLEEIFESGIFDEILLNFPDPWPKRRHHKHRTLNPRFLDTIYILLKNNGIFHFATDYGPYARRGIRFFRDDLRFKPISSEFSLQRANFPISHFEQEKREIGSRIYYLDRVKI is encoded by the coding sequence ATGACATCGAATTTTCGTGAAAAACAATGGAAGATCGCTACTAGAATCCCCTTTACCTCTGATTATTTCTTAAAATTAAACCCGGGAAGTAAATTAAAAAAAAACGATTTGTTTCCCGAAGAATTCGGGACATATTATCTAGAGCTAGGTTCAGGTTGGGGAGAAGTCGCTGTTTCCTTGGCCAAACAGAATCCAAACACCGGTTTTATTCTCATGGAGAAAAAGGCGGATCGTTTACGTAAAACAATTCGTGATCTGAAAGAACAAGGTATCAAGAACGTTAAACTTCTTTCAGTGAACTTTAATTGGTTTTTAGAAGAAATTTTCGAATCAGGTATCTTCGACGAGATACTTCTGAATTTTCCGGACCCTTGGCCTAAACGTAGGCACCATAAACACAGAACTTTAAATCCCAGATTTCTGGATACGATCTATATTCTTTTAAAGAATAATGGAATATTCCATTTTGCGACTGATTACGGGCCTTACGCACGTAGAGGAATTCGTTTTTTTAGAGACGATCTTAGATTTAAACCCATCTCATCTGAATTTTCTCTCCAAAGAGCAAACTTCCCAATCTCCCATTTTGAGCAGGAAAAACGGGAGATTGGCTCCCGTATTTACTATTTGGATCGGGTCAAAATTTAA
- a CDS encoding tetratricopeptide repeat protein codes for MNRIVSRFIIFSIVSVFAVQCISKDFRKSNSQDAILEKDIIAAQKLKQASKLINEGNSAFQKGKFEVSLSKGREAVKAYPTAEGYYLIGSSEYRLGKTEDSLNSLKKGTELDPENEQILLTLGILYTSQGANKDALEVYSKLEKLPKVDGSSYTFKKAVLLKTIGRYDEAYSALKSIPEDKFKFKAQLYMQLGDTAVQVKDYEAAESYFEKARNADPDLASAKQSASATKVAGLLEKGNAALKAKSYREAVQYFTSATQLDPKNPSPFVFLGNAKILSNDTDGAIKAFETSLRLKADYLEGYSGLASAYSKSGNNPKAISVLEKAIPFFPKNATIYNQIGLNQKSLGENAKAMVSFSKARELDPNYKEPVLNLVYLLASEHRYKTAKNELDTLKSDEETKKVAAFLESSELIHEGDLRLRKGDTKSAKTYFDRAKAKDQDDPGVFTAYGRLYQISGDVKLSEQNYLKALSLQKGNLPALQGLIRLYSARKNQSKVAQYTKELEAITGNDPLSGIVLARTYEDKKEFDKAESTYKNLMKKYPDNESIQFRLAFLYYKIALEENEKANYDSASSWLAKAEKLTKDLPEIAEAKQTIDQNRKFSEVVPTIQKANRLFDNKSYEKAVPLYQSAYDKTKKLTLYIKVAECYLAMGMEEKGISLLENSPDGSKNLAAQEAIYAFLLRKGEVDNAEKGFQKVLEKKQDSYYSHYQLGIIALQKKNYDTAIESFNRSWLLNPEFTASRIGKGIAYYNQNKSKEAREEFESAMKADSENELAPYNIGIVLFNDNLLEQSVEIFKEIIKKNPDFPDAHFQLSYIYFKKGDLEAADAEIVKALELERDEKFLHARIRILSELKTKNPANAEYKKLAIELGRELAEKYPNSPYSGQAERLVLSDSDTPVILQPFPNRGSLIGVPVIINDLLLMNYGTSIEALDKNRAIRLWRITSTKPFRNVLADRRVYAFTDRSLEVRDQNSGSVFQTISLPGMFKKALVSGDRILVETENSGKRTLTSYSDTFEENKSIPLDTKTWSASKKGQVFLVQSSSKEDKILYADAKLSKDVDSAWTGTTNPRLLGATEDGTFFRTDKEIVYVSGKGKATKTEISDKSANLFSVRGNSLWFAGNDKIYRVDADSSSLKEIKISNKEVEGLLPGKKKDVIVLYKDNTAVRYDEKGETVWTYKLVQDSDNVYSLLYH; via the coding sequence ATGAATCGTATAGTTTCTCGTTTTATAATATTTTCTATCGTTTCCGTTTTTGCGGTACAATGTATTTCTAAAGATTTCAGAAAGTCGAACTCTCAAGATGCTATCTTAGAAAAAGACATTATTGCCGCTCAAAAATTAAAACAAGCATCCAAACTGATCAACGAAGGAAACTCCGCTTTTCAAAAAGGGAAATTCGAAGTCTCTCTTTCTAAAGGTAGAGAGGCAGTAAAAGCATATCCTACTGCCGAAGGTTATTACCTGATCGGTTCTTCCGAATATCGTTTAGGTAAAACAGAAGATTCTTTGAACTCCTTGAAAAAAGGGACGGAATTAGATCCGGAGAATGAGCAAATTCTTTTGACTCTTGGGATCTTATACACTTCTCAAGGAGCTAACAAAGACGCCTTAGAAGTTTATTCCAAATTAGAAAAACTTCCTAAGGTAGACGGAAGCTCTTATACATTCAAAAAAGCAGTATTATTAAAAACAATCGGAAGATATGATGAGGCGTATTCCGCTCTCAAGTCCATCCCGGAAGATAAGTTCAAATTTAAAGCTCAATTGTACATGCAATTGGGAGATACTGCAGTTCAAGTAAAAGATTATGAAGCGGCAGAGTCTTACTTTGAGAAGGCTAGAAATGCGGATCCGGATCTGGCATCCGCTAAACAATCTGCTTCCGCTACCAAAGTGGCTGGTCTATTAGAAAAAGGAAATGCTGCCCTCAAAGCAAAAAGTTACAGAGAAGCAGTCCAATATTTTACTTCTGCTACCCAATTAGATCCTAAGAACCCTTCTCCATTTGTATTTTTAGGAAATGCGAAGATACTTTCTAATGATACTGATGGTGCGATTAAAGCATTCGAAACTTCTCTAAGGTTAAAAGCAGACTATTTAGAAGGATATTCCGGTCTTGCATCCGCTTATAGCAAATCAGGGAATAATCCAAAAGCAATTTCCGTTCTGGAAAAGGCGATTCCATTCTTTCCTAAAAACGCAACTATCTATAATCAAATCGGTTTGAACCAAAAGTCTTTGGGTGAAAATGCAAAGGCGATGGTTTCTTTTAGCAAGGCCCGCGAGCTGGATCCGAATTATAAGGAACCTGTTTTAAATCTTGTGTATCTTCTAGCTTCGGAGCATAGATACAAAACTGCTAAGAATGAATTAGATACTTTAAAATCGGATGAAGAAACGAAGAAGGTTGCCGCTTTCTTAGAATCTTCCGAGTTGATCCATGAAGGAGATTTACGTCTTCGTAAAGGAGATACCAAATCCGCTAAAACCTATTTCGATCGTGCAAAAGCAAAAGACCAGGATGACCCGGGAGTTTTTACTGCTTATGGTCGTTTGTATCAGATCAGCGGGGATGTTAAACTTTCAGAGCAGAATTATCTAAAAGCTCTGAGTCTCCAAAAAGGAAATCTACCTGCTCTGCAAGGTTTGATCCGTCTTTATTCTGCTCGGAAAAACCAATCTAAAGTAGCTCAGTACACTAAAGAATTGGAAGCAATCACTGGAAATGATCCGCTTTCAGGTATCGTTCTCGCAAGAACTTACGAAGATAAAAAGGAGTTCGATAAAGCAGAAAGTACTTATAAAAATTTAATGAAGAAGTACCCGGATAATGAATCTATCCAATTCCGTTTGGCATTTCTTTATTATAAGATAGCTTTAGAAGAGAACGAAAAAGCAAACTACGATTCTGCAAGTTCTTGGTTGGCGAAGGCTGAAAAATTAACAAAAGATCTTCCTGAAATCGCGGAAGCTAAACAAACTATAGATCAGAACAGAAAGTTCTCGGAAGTAGTTCCTACAATCCAAAAAGCAAATCGCCTATTCGATAATAAATCTTACGAAAAAGCAGTTCCTCTTTACCAATCTGCGTATGATAAGACTAAAAAGCTGACACTGTATATCAAGGTGGCTGAATGTTATCTTGCAATGGGAATGGAGGAGAAAGGGATTTCTCTTCTGGAAAATTCTCCTGATGGATCTAAAAATCTAGCCGCCCAAGAAGCAATCTACGCTTTCTTGCTCAGAAAGGGAGAAGTGGATAATGCAGAGAAAGGATTCCAAAAGGTTTTAGAGAAAAAACAAGATTCCTATTATAGCCATTACCAACTTGGGATCATTGCTCTCCAAAAGAAAAATTACGACACTGCAATCGAATCATTCAATCGTTCTTGGTTATTAAATCCTGAGTTTACCGCTTCCAGGATCGGTAAAGGTATCGCTTATTATAATCAGAACAAGAGCAAAGAAGCCAGAGAAGAATTCGAAAGTGCCATGAAAGCAGATTCGGAAAATGAATTGGCTCCTTATAATATCGGGATCGTTCTTTTTAATGATAATCTTTTGGAGCAATCTGTAGAGATATTTAAAGAAATCATCAAAAAGAATCCGGACTTTCCCGACGCACATTTTCAACTTTCTTACATTTACTTTAAAAAAGGAGATCTGGAAGCTGCGGATGCTGAGATCGTAAAAGCTCTTGAGCTTGAAAGAGATGAGAAGTTTTTACACGCACGTATCAGAATTCTTTCTGAATTAAAAACTAAAAATCCTGCAAATGCAGAATATAAAAAATTAGCTATAGAATTAGGAAGAGAACTCGCAGAAAAATATCCGAATTCTCCTTATTCCGGCCAAGCAGAAAGATTGGTTCTTTCCGATTCGGATACTCCTGTGATCTTACAGCCGTTCCCGAATCGTGGATCTTTGATCGGGGTTCCAGTTATTATCAACGATCTATTATTGATGAATTACGGAACTTCTATCGAAGCATTAGATAAAAATAGAGCGATTCGTCTTTGGAGAATAACAAGTACCAAACCGTTCCGCAATGTTCTGGCGGATCGCAGAGTATACGCATTCACTGATAGAAGTTTAGAAGTCAGAGATCAAAACTCAGGTTCTGTTTTCCAAACAATCAGCCTACCTGGAATGTTCAAGAAGGCATTGGTTTCCGGGGATAGGATTTTAGTAGAAACTGAAAATTCCGGAAAAAGAACCTTAACCAGTTACTCGGATACTTTCGAAGAAAACAAATCGATTCCTTTGGACACTAAAACTTGGTCCGCATCTAAAAAGGGACAAGTGTTCTTAGTCCAATCTTCTTCTAAAGAAGATAAGATCTTATACGCAGATGCGAAACTGAGCAAAGATGTGGACTCTGCATGGACTGGAACTACGAATCCAAGATTGCTTGGTGCTACCGAGGATGGAACATTCTTCCGAACTGATAAAGAGATCGTATATGTTTCCGGAAAAGGAAAAGCAACTAAGACTGAAATTTCAGACAAGTCCGCTAATCTCTTCAGCGTGAGAGGGAATTCTCTTTGGTTTGCAGGTAACGATAAAATTTATCGAGTAGATGCGGATTCTTCCAGCTTGAAAGAAATTAAAATTTCAAACAAAGAAGTCGAAGGTCTATTACCTGGTAAAAAGAAAGATGTGATTGTATTATATAAAGATAATACTGCTGTCAGATATGATGAAAAAGGAGAAACTGTCTGGACTTACAAATTAGTCCAAGATTCAGACAATGTTTACTCTTTATTGTATCACTAA
- a CDS encoding LIC10124 family lipoprotein, with translation MGNNSFRNLIIFSLITSFGLTCSSVQKLNEPSKLIQEPYYKPIGDSESVFIFRESDTDFRVRKAGHEIPILAFSPIEYPKSVDKKLASYFEQEISLIWKDVKYSNAKISPDIWKNKAGLTQELKSKDVDVLVLGSVTESDTGWTFKFELKDSVDAASYGDFELSFKRPVSSEEVGAWNQAIFWKSSDRVISLESKQTTVPVWDRKPDLTRIKEIVSSSIKGTLTVRASSGDTEILWKGKSLGNTPLTEVPIQEGIQDIQVILKGKKPVTKTIQVRAGKKSFLFQEWEEDRTLGSAKVITVPNGLSVSLDGYKQGETPFFRSNLTPGAYQLELLKESADGAYVYYEGILDVKPDRLVELALPYFGYGLLSELEFWKPSGEFGFSPFGPNGLEFAKKKNLSNGWNGVYSLPFIPEELEIEGYFLLPVDHGDGSVAVTFHLNGLSLGVVAGKEKVSIFQFPSDGKTLSTYKYLDVDKDIGRPFLFKTDLKNKKLSLYLGRDVVWQGDLPAGGLWTVSVLTRGEEFREKAPIKDLKILYKGYK, from the coding sequence ATGGGGAACAATTCATTTCGTAATCTTATTATCTTCTCTCTTATTACGAGTTTTGGGCTTACTTGCTCCTCAGTACAGAAGTTAAACGAACCTTCTAAGCTGATACAAGAACCGTATTACAAGCCGATAGGCGACTCCGAGAGTGTATTCATTTTTAGAGAATCCGACACTGACTTTCGGGTTCGTAAAGCGGGACATGAGATCCCTATTTTAGCGTTCTCTCCTATTGAATATCCTAAATCAGTGGATAAAAAATTGGCCTCTTACTTCGAACAAGAGATCAGTTTAATCTGGAAGGATGTAAAATATTCGAACGCTAAAATTTCTCCGGATATTTGGAAGAATAAAGCCGGATTAACCCAAGAATTAAAATCCAAAGATGTGGATGTTCTGGTTTTAGGTTCAGTAACTGAATCTGATACAGGTTGGACTTTTAAATTCGAATTAAAAGATTCTGTGGATGCGGCATCTTATGGGGACTTTGAACTTTCTTTCAAACGCCCGGTATCCAGCGAAGAAGTCGGAGCTTGGAACCAGGCGATCTTCTGGAAATCTTCAGATAGAGTAATTTCATTAGAATCTAAACAAACCACAGTTCCGGTTTGGGACAGAAAGCCTGATCTAACTAGAATTAAAGAAATCGTAAGTTCTTCCATCAAAGGCACCTTAACAGTCAGAGCTTCCTCTGGAGATACTGAAATTCTTTGGAAAGGAAAGTCACTGGGAAATACTCCGTTGACCGAGGTCCCAATCCAAGAAGGGATCCAGGACATACAAGTTATCTTAAAGGGAAAAAAACCGGTCACTAAGACTATTCAAGTAAGAGCGGGCAAAAAAAGTTTCCTCTTCCAAGAATGGGAAGAAGATCGTACATTAGGATCTGCTAAAGTAATAACTGTGCCTAACGGACTTTCCGTTTCTTTGGATGGTTATAAGCAGGGAGAAACTCCTTTCTTTCGTAGTAACTTAACTCCAGGTGCTTATCAGCTGGAACTTCTAAAAGAAAGCGCTGACGGTGCCTACGTATATTACGAAGGTATCTTAGATGTGAAACCGGATCGTTTGGTAGAATTGGCACTTCCTTATTTCGGCTATGGATTATTGTCCGAGTTAGAATTCTGGAAACCATCCGGAGAATTCGGATTTTCTCCTTTCGGGCCGAACGGCTTAGAATTCGCGAAAAAGAAAAACTTGTCCAATGGTTGGAACGGAGTGTATTCCCTTCCATTCATTCCGGAAGAGTTAGAGATTGAAGGTTATTTCTTACTTCCTGTAGATCATGGAGATGGTTCGGTCGCAGTAACATTCCATTTGAATGGTCTTTCTCTTGGAGTTGTAGCAGGGAAAGAGAAGGTTTCCATCTTCCAATTTCCTTCCGACGGAAAAACGCTTAGCACTTATAAATATCTGGATGTGGATAAGGACATAGGCCGCCCATTCTTATTCAAAACGGATTTAAAAAACAAAAAATTGTCTCTATACTTAGGAAGGGACGTGGTTTGGCAGGGAGATTTACCTGCGGGAGGACTCTGGACCGTTTCCGTTTTGACCAGAGGAGAAGAGTTTAGGGAAAAAGCTCCCATCAAAGATCTAAAGATTCTCTATAAGGGATATAAGTGA
- a CDS encoding FecR family protein: MLKSKNTLILMTLLATSYLIACSPKTSSGQVKSEAVSSIAKIVWLNGDVKVQSAEGEKKAEFGQTVTAADTILTGKNGSVEIMVAESGIIKVSKESEVSVATLVGDEGTNVKVNLNYGRIVTLVRKENKNSDFNVVTPTALAGVRGTTFLTSVENPTGKKVNCAESHCDVKFAVLEGSVAVSKVGEESEVILERNREITLKKNQKLTEKLILSLRPESVKELKGLIVLKKNDVLEYNNLVDELKASSEELRILSQASTVEEVRTQLQKREATRANADEVARTAQQVNETKYVQQDVQKEKLKLNPKETF, encoded by the coding sequence ATGTTAAAAAGTAAAAACACCCTAATTCTAATGACTCTACTGGCAACCAGCTATCTGATCGCCTGTAGTCCTAAAACAAGCAGTGGCCAAGTTAAATCAGAAGCAGTATCTTCTATTGCTAAGATTGTTTGGTTGAACGGAGACGTAAAAGTCCAGTCCGCCGAAGGTGAGAAAAAAGCCGAATTCGGTCAGACAGTAACTGCTGCAGACACTATCCTTACCGGTAAAAACGGATCCGTAGAGATCATGGTTGCCGAAAGTGGTATCATCAAAGTTTCCAAAGAGAGTGAAGTGTCCGTTGCTACACTGGTTGGAGACGAAGGAACTAACGTTAAGGTCAATCTGAATTACGGAAGGATCGTAACTCTGGTTCGTAAAGAGAACAAAAACTCAGACTTCAACGTAGTAACTCCTACCGCTCTTGCGGGAGTTCGCGGAACTACTTTCTTAACTTCTGTTGAAAACCCAACAGGTAAAAAAGTAAACTGTGCAGAATCACATTGCGATGTTAAATTCGCAGTATTAGAAGGTTCTGTTGCTGTATCTAAAGTTGGAGAAGAGTCCGAAGTCATCTTGGAAAGAAACAGAGAGATCACTCTGAAGAAAAACCAGAAATTGACTGAAAAACTGATCCTTTCCTTAAGACCTGAGTCAGTAAAAGAACTGAAAGGATTGATTGTTCTCAAGAAAAACGACGTTTTAGAATATAATAACCTGGTGGATGAGCTGAAAGCATCCAGCGAAGAACTTCGCATTTTGAGCCAGGCTTCCACAGTGGAAGAAGTTCGTACCCAATTGCAGAAACGTGAAGCTACTAGAGCAAACGCAGACGAAGTAGCAAGAACTGCTCAGCAAGTGAACGAAACTAAATACGTTCAACAAGACGTTCAAAAAGAAAAGTTGAAACTTAATCCGAAAGAAACTTTCTAA
- the rsgA gene encoding ribosome small subunit-dependent GTPase A, with the protein MSSSTIPVKEFFTIARVFGAFYDLYSPERGRVRAVLRGRLRNISAKERHPFVVGDRVCAMESGGEWAIEERLSRKNELLRKSKEGDAQVLCANVDQIAVLASLKDPETKDGFLDRCLAAAYLSQVPPLIVFTKSDLVDRETAIKRSSVYKDLGYDIIIVSCQTGQGLEELCAKFSSKTTYLVGNSGVGKSSLVNVLSDRELQKTSQVSLSTKKGKHTTTNSNFLVMEDNIVLIDSPGIKEWGILHLTKGEILESYPELRKYKEECDISDCCDAGPGCKMLFSMDEATDISTERRKSLESMLASLENPFRITRRDHLKNESKS; encoded by the coding sequence ATGTCTAGTTCCACGATTCCAGTAAAGGAGTTTTTTACGATAGCAAGGGTCTTCGGGGCCTTCTATGATTTGTATTCTCCGGAAAGAGGAAGAGTAAGAGCCGTACTTAGAGGAAGGCTCAGAAATATTTCCGCAAAAGAAAGACACCCCTTTGTTGTAGGCGACAGGGTTTGTGCGATGGAATCAGGCGGAGAATGGGCCATCGAAGAAAGATTATCCCGCAAAAACGAACTTTTACGTAAAAGTAAAGAGGGAGATGCACAGGTACTTTGTGCTAATGTAGATCAAATCGCAGTGCTCGCCTCTTTAAAAGATCCTGAAACCAAAGATGGATTTTTGGATCGTTGTTTGGCGGCAGCTTATCTTTCTCAGGTCCCTCCCCTAATCGTATTCACAAAATCGGATTTAGTGGACCGAGAAACTGCGATTAAACGCTCTTCCGTTTATAAAGATCTGGGTTATGATATAATTATTGTTTCTTGTCAGACCGGCCAAGGTCTAGAAGAACTATGTGCAAAGTTTTCTTCGAAAACCACCTATTTAGTTGGAAATTCAGGAGTTGGAAAATCTAGCTTAGTAAACGTCTTATCGGATAGGGAATTGCAAAAAACTTCTCAGGTCAGTCTTTCCACTAAGAAGGGTAAACATACGACTACAAACTCAAACTTTCTGGTAATGGAAGATAATATCGTATTAATCGATTCTCCAGGTATCAAAGAATGGGGGATCTTACACTTAACCAAGGGTGAGATCTTGGAAAGTTACCCGGAATTGAGAAAGTATAAAGAAGAATGTGATATTTCCGACTGTTGTGACGCAGGCCCCGGATGCAAAATGTTATTTTCTATGGATGAAGCGACCGATATAAGTACGGAAAGAAGAAAGAGCTTGGAATCTATGCTTGCAAGCCTGGAAAACCCGTTTAGAATCACACGTAGAGATCACTTAAAGAATGAAAGTAAATCCTAA
- a CDS encoding sensor histidine kinase, with the protein MKIIRKFGPIFGLVLAAFLLQSALIFGLDFRSLDPDRTIVLLISLPFTTLAAVFVWIWFNEFGPAWNLSSALSKLTDQEYVKYLSSLDKFKSDLIATNITESVCDKILKFLPSIINASRAKIYLWREDLGKFSPYPTETGEDHFYIFDPFLLWITEHDKIFYSEEFVENAKLHQIREHALSFAAKTKADLLVPFILNRSLLGMLVLGPKNDGRRYTASELERLNEMRSVSVMSLSNSIFYERLIELTETLEEKVRHRTQELESAQSQLIMSEKMASLGTMVAGIAHEINTPAGVINGSADNLESNMNYIVKNVFEIVRFARNKKLRKSFEVALLHILRDRRKSQVMESKDKFRIKREMKEEMVEMGIDVSLAGEVASFIIENDIMEVKKYILEILAQGAKPGYEMLKHASNTNRNIKNIKYSIKNIVRIVKALKYYSHLDQSKSFTNADLIEGIENTLVIMNNQLKYGVEVKTNFSTIPKVVCNPDELNQVWTNLIQNANQAIRGQGTIELSVYSIGDTVTIEVQDDGPGIDPSIKDRIWDPFFTTKDQGEGSGLGLGIVKGIVEKHKGKITVESMPGKTVFKVELPLRPPQPNAETNLEKPAV; encoded by the coding sequence ATGAAAATCATACGCAAATTCGGACCAATATTCGGTCTTGTTTTAGCCGCATTCCTTCTGCAATCGGCGCTCATATTCGGTTTGGATTTCAGATCCTTGGATCCGGATCGTACAATCGTGCTCCTAATCAGTTTGCCTTTTACTACATTGGCCGCTGTTTTTGTTTGGATATGGTTCAATGAATTCGGACCTGCATGGAATTTATCATCCGCACTTTCTAAACTGACGGACCAGGAATATGTAAAATACCTTTCTTCGTTAGATAAATTCAAAAGTGACCTAATTGCAACCAACATCACGGAAAGTGTATGCGATAAAATCCTAAAATTTCTCCCAAGTATTATAAACGCGAGCAGAGCTAAAATTTACTTATGGAGAGAAGATCTTGGAAAATTCTCCCCTTATCCGACGGAAACGGGAGAAGATCATTTTTATATCTTCGATCCTTTCCTTTTATGGATTACCGAACACGATAAAATTTTTTATTCGGAAGAATTTGTAGAAAACGCAAAACTACATCAGATCAGAGAACACGCACTTTCATTCGCAGCAAAAACAAAGGCGGATCTACTCGTTCCTTTTATCTTGAACAGAAGTCTTTTAGGGATGTTGGTTTTAGGACCTAAAAATGATGGAAGAAGGTATACTGCTTCCGAATTGGAAAGACTGAACGAGATGCGTTCGGTTTCCGTAATGTCACTTTCTAATTCTATTTTTTACGAAAGACTAATAGAGCTAACTGAAACCCTTGAAGAAAAAGTACGGCATAGGACCCAAGAGTTGGAGAGCGCTCAATCCCAATTGATCATGTCCGAAAAAATGGCTTCCTTAGGAACCATGGTTGCCGGGATCGCACACGAGATCAATACTCCAGCAGGAGTTATAAACGGTTCTGCAGACAATCTAGAATCGAATATGAATTATATCGTAAAGAATGTATTCGAAATCGTAAGATTCGCTAGAAACAAAAAATTAAGAAAATCATTCGAAGTTGCACTTCTTCATATCCTAAGAGACCGAAGAAAAAGTCAGGTCATGGAATCCAAGGACAAGTTCCGCATCAAAAGAGAAATGAAAGAAGAAATGGTCGAAATGGGGATAGACGTTTCCCTAGCGGGGGAAGTGGCCTCTTTCATCATAGAAAACGATATAATGGAAGTGAAAAAGTATATCCTAGAAATTTTGGCACAAGGAGCCAAGCCTGGATATGAGATGCTTAAACATGCGTCTAACACAAACCGAAACATTAAGAATATCAAATATTCTATCAAAAATATAGTTAGAATCGTAAAAGCATTAAAATATTATTCTCACTTAGACCAAAGTAAATCTTTCACCAATGCAGATCTAATAGAAGGTATCGAAAATACTTTAGTGATCATGAATAATCAGCTTAAGTACGGAGTGGAAGTAAAAACGAACTTTTCCACAATTCCTAAAGTTGTATGTAATCCGGATGAATTGAACCAAGTATGGACAAACTTGATCCAAAATGCAAACCAAGCAATCCGAGGGCAGGGTACGATAGAATTATCTGTGTATTCTATCGGTGATACCGTTACGATAGAAGTACAGGACGATGGCCCAGGTATTGATCCTTCTATAAAAGATAGGATCTGGGATCCATTTTTCACTACGAAAGATCAAGGAGAAGGCTCCGGACTCGGCCTTGGTATCGTAAAAGGTATCGTGGAAAAACATAAAGGTAAGATCACAGTGGAATCTATGCCTGGAAAAACCGTATTCAAGGTAGAATTACCTCTTAGGCCTCCTCAACCGAATGCAGAAACAAATCTAGAAAAACCTGCCGTATGA
- a CDS encoding MGMT family protein, giving the protein MTAKPKKKKIEPKPENFYDLVYKIVKKVPKGKVTSYGRIAVLVGKPRAARAVGYALNALKKGQEQKIPWQRVINSMGKISHKGDTPRAIIQKKLLESEGIKFSREEVVDWKRFGWPD; this is encoded by the coding sequence ATGACCGCAAAACCAAAAAAGAAAAAGATAGAACCTAAGCCGGAGAACTTTTACGACCTAGTTTATAAAATCGTAAAGAAGGTCCCTAAAGGAAAAGTGACCAGCTACGGCAGAATTGCAGTCTTGGTCGGAAAACCTAGAGCTGCCAGAGCTGTTGGTTATGCATTAAACGCCTTAAAGAAAGGCCAAGAGCAGAAGATACCTTGGCAAAGAGTCATTAATAGTATGGGAAAAATTTCTCACAAAGGTGATACCCCTAGAGCGATCATACAAAAAAAACTTTTAGAATCGGAAGGTATCAAATTTTCTAGAGAAGAGGTCGTGGATTGGAAACGATTCGGCTGGCCTGATTAA